From one Streptomyces mobaraensis genomic stretch:
- a CDS encoding ABC transporter ATP-binding protein, translated as MTTIEKTADAPERKGPDAGPLLEVRDLHVEFHTRDGVAKAVNGVNYSVSAGETLAVLGESGSGKSVTAQAIMGILDMPPAKIPKGEILFRGQDMLKMSAEERRKLRGAKIAMIFQDALSSLNPVLSVGYQLGEMFRIHQGLSKKDAKAKAIELMDRVRIPAAKDRVGDYPHQFSGGMRQRIMIAMALALEPDLIIADEPTTALDVTVQAQVMDLLAELQREFNMGLILITHDLGVVADVADKIAVMYAGRIVETAPVHELYKRPAHPYTRGLLDSIPRLDQKGQELYAIKGLPPNLLHIPAGCAFSPRCPKAQDICRTEIPALHDVAEADGAALPGRRSACHFWKETIHG; from the coding sequence GTGACCACCATCGAGAAGACGGCGGACGCCCCCGAGCGGAAGGGCCCGGACGCCGGGCCGCTGCTGGAAGTCCGCGACCTGCACGTCGAGTTCCACACCCGGGACGGCGTGGCCAAGGCCGTCAACGGCGTCAACTATTCGGTCAGCGCGGGCGAGACGCTCGCCGTGCTGGGCGAGTCGGGCTCCGGCAAGTCCGTGACGGCGCAGGCCATCATGGGCATCCTCGACATGCCGCCGGCGAAGATCCCCAAGGGGGAGATACTCTTCCGCGGCCAGGACATGCTGAAGATGTCCGCCGAGGAGCGCCGCAAGCTCCGGGGCGCGAAGATCGCCATGATCTTCCAGGACGCGCTGTCCTCCCTGAACCCGGTGCTCTCCGTGGGCTACCAGCTCGGCGAGATGTTCCGCATCCACCAGGGGCTGTCGAAGAAGGACGCCAAGGCCAAGGCCATCGAGCTGATGGACCGCGTCCGGATCCCGGCGGCCAAGGACCGGGTCGGGGACTACCCGCACCAGTTCTCGGGCGGCATGCGGCAGCGCATCATGATCGCGATGGCGCTGGCCCTGGAGCCGGACCTGATCATCGCGGACGAGCCGACCACGGCCCTGGACGTCACCGTCCAGGCGCAGGTGATGGACCTCCTGGCCGAACTCCAGCGGGAGTTCAACATGGGGCTCATCCTCATCACCCACGACCTCGGTGTCGTCGCCGACGTCGCCGACAAGATCGCGGTGATGTACGCGGGCCGGATCGTCGAGACCGCGCCCGTCCACGAGCTCTACAAGCGCCCGGCCCACCCGTACACCCGGGGTCTGCTCGACTCGATCCCGCGCCTGGACCAGAAGGGCCAGGAGCTCTACGCGATCAAGGGCCTGCCGCCCAACCTGCTGCACATCCCGGCGGGTTGCGCGTTCAGCCCGCGCTGCCCCAAGGCGCAGGACATCTGCCGTACGGAGATCCCGGCGCTGCACGACGTGGCGGAGGCGGACGGCGCGGCGCTGCCGGGCCGGCGGAGCGCCTGCCACTTCTGGAAGGAGACGATCCATGGCTGA